The Bacillus sp. Y1 genome has a window encoding:
- a CDS encoding DUF3889 domain-containing protein, producing MKIILSIQLLFGLFLFGDFPILGTNHVIHAEQQAPPYAKWGQVAMKKTKEKYPQANIIDYLHIGREKGTKFSTEKFKLWLKTDSKEFGVFVDITFDNKTEQIKDIKYRETTR from the coding sequence ATGAAAATAATTCTATCCATTCAGTTGCTTTTTGGCTTATTCTTGTTTGGAGATTTTCCAATCCTTGGTACTAATCATGTAATACATGCTGAACAACAAGCACCTCCCTATGCTAAATGGGGGCAAGTAGCTATGAAGAAGACAAAAGAAAAATATCCCCAAGCTAATATTATTGATTATCTTCACATCGGCAGAGAAAAAGGCACAAAATTCTCAACAGAAAAATTTAAACTTTGGTTAAAAACAGACAGTAAAGAATTCGGTGTATTTGTTGATATTACTTTCGATAATAAAACCGAACAAATTAAAGATATTAAATATAGGGAAACAACCAGGTAA